AGACAATCCCATGGTGCAAACGATCATGCAGGAATGCGAGGCCTATAACGCGCCCATCACCATGCACTGCAACGACGGCGGATTTTGTGGGGCTGAGCAGCATGATTATTTCTACTGCTCGCCGGTGAGCTGGCGGGATGTGGTCAGGGACTACGAGGTTCGCTTCAATTTTGCCCATTTCGGCGATCAGACGCCGGGTAAACCCGGCTCCGACGTGTCCTGGCGGGATATCATCACCGCCGCGATGGACCGATGGCCAAAGCGCGTTTTTGCCGACGTGTCCTACCAGTCCGGACCTCTGGGCGACTCGGCCGCCCAGGACGCGTACGGGTCCTGGCTTGCCGCCCAGATGGCGACCGCGCACGGCCGCAACATCCTGTTTGGCACCGACTCCTTCATGCTGCTGCAGGTGGCCAGGGCCGTTGACTACTGGGGGTTCTTCAAGACTCGCCTGGGGGCCGACTTCAGCCGGCTGGCCTGCGCCAACCCCGCCCGTTTCCTCGGTTTCCAGTGGGACGGGGACGACTGCCCGCCAACCGATGCGGCCTGGGGGGTCGTTGCGGACAGCTCCCTGGAGCGCCACGCCCTGTACCTCCGGGACCGGCAGGCTGATCCGGCCTTTGGCACAGGCGCGGCCCCGGCTGACTGGCTTAAGCGTTGCTGGGCTGCGTTTCCGGCTCCGTCTCCAACGGGTTCGTAGTCTCGATTTTCTGGCGGGTCGGGCCGACATACACGCCCGGCCCGCTGCGCACCCGGTCCAGGATGGCTGTGGTCAGTTCGCCAAGGCCGTCGCGGGTCCTGGCCGAGAGCGTGATGGCCTCGGGAAAGAGGTTTCGCAGCGGCGCGCGCAGATCCTCGGGCACGGCGTCCCATTTGTTGAGCACAAACAGGCGCGGCACATCCCCCAGCTCCATTTCCTGTAAAATATCGGCCACGGCCGCGGCCTGCGCTTCCACTTCG
The Desulfovibrio sp. TomC genome window above contains:
- a CDS encoding amidohydrolase family protein, with the protein product MRIDAHCHVFTFASFLTAAAETNLKARLKSRHLSDAACNDIVAFAKDVLFGGAAEARLAALAKKFGLVGHPVLEFLRRGCRPSISEVTDALMADTKAAAAPDGEYMAVALMMDVVDGESSQQDKERFARQYDDPLFPSKPCAGQYHDTVLQAVRYPGRLLPFVAVNPLRGDEALAIMHHALDSGECVGVKLYPSLGYGIDNPMVQTIMQECEAYNAPITMHCNDGGFCGAEQHDYFYCSPVSWRDVVRDYEVRFNFAHFGDQTPGKPGSDVSWRDIITAAMDRWPKRVFADVSYQSGPLGDSAAQDAYGSWLAAQMATAHGRNILFGTDSFMLLQVARAVDYWGFFKTRLGADFSRLACANPARFLGFQWDGDDCPPTDAAWGVVADSSLERHALYLRDRQADPAFGTGAAPADWLKRCWAAFPAPSPTGS